One Desulfuromonas acetexigens genomic window carries:
- a CDS encoding ferredoxin reductase family protein, with product MHPYLRATFWILLFLLLVQAPLFVLLLGPKPAGDGFWFDLSLALGFAVTAMMAIMFLLTARFQRATAPFGIDLVYYFHRLASIGAFAFATLHPLLLFHEEPGLLRVILAGTLPLHLWTGLVSWVAMAALMISSLWRKPLRIHYDAWRVVHVLLALTALLLAVAHIVAVGHYSATPWKTWLWLGIALSCVAVVIRVRLIKPVQLLRRPWRVTRVIKERGSSWTLELRPEGHGGFRYLPGQFAWLTLRSSPFAMREHPFSISSSADTPGVISFTIKELGDFTNRIGEIQAGEKAWIDGPYGTFSVDISRAPGYVFVAGGVGIAPIMSMLRTLAERGDLRPLLLFYAYHTWERVTFREELEALCQRLNLDIVYVLSEPPADWQGERGLLRDEVFARHLPDDRAVRECFICGPTPMIAVAETALARQGIPPTHIHSEIFDLV from the coding sequence ATGCATCCTTATCTGCGCGCGACCTTCTGGATTCTGCTCTTTCTGCTGCTGGTCCAGGCCCCGCTCTTCGTCCTGCTGCTCGGTCCCAAGCCCGCCGGGGACGGTTTCTGGTTCGACCTCTCCCTTGCTCTGGGCTTTGCCGTCACCGCCATGATGGCGATCATGTTCCTGCTCACCGCGCGCTTTCAGCGGGCCACGGCCCCCTTCGGCATCGACCTCGTCTACTATTTCCACCGCCTCGCTTCCATCGGCGCCTTTGCCTTCGCCACCCTCCATCCCCTGCTCCTCTTTCACGAGGAACCAGGACTGTTAAGGGTGATCCTTGCCGGCACCTTGCCCCTGCATCTGTGGACGGGACTCGTTTCCTGGGTGGCGATGGCGGCACTGATGATTTCCTCCCTGTGGCGCAAGCCCTTGCGCATCCACTACGACGCCTGGCGCGTCGTCCATGTGCTGCTGGCGTTGACGGCGCTGCTGCTGGCGGTGGCGCACATTGTCGCGGTCGGCCATTACAGCGCCACCCCCTGGAAGACCTGGTTGTGGCTGGGTATCGCCCTTTCCTGCGTCGCCGTGGTCATCCGCGTGCGGCTGATCAAGCCGGTGCAGCTGCTGCGCCGCCCCTGGCGGGTAACCCGGGTCATCAAAGAGCGTGGCAGCAGCTGGACCCTGGAGCTGCGTCCCGAGGGACACGGCGGCTTCCGCTATCTGCCGGGACAGTTCGCCTGGCTGACCTTGCGGAGTTCCCCGTTTGCCATGCGCGAACATCCTTTTTCCATCTCCTCCAGCGCTGACACCCCTGGGGTGATTTCCTTCACCATCAAGGAGTTGGGGGATTTCACCAACCGCATCGGTGAAATCCAGGCAGGGGAGAAGGCCTGGATCGACGGACCCTACGGCACCTTCAGTGTCGATATCAGCCGGGCGCCCGGGTATGTCTTCGTCGCCGGCGGGGTCGGCATCGCCCCGATCATGAGCATGCTGCGCACCCTCGCCGAGCGGGGGGATCTCCGCCCCCTGCTCCTCTTTTACGCCTATCACACCTGGGAGCGGGTAACCTTTCGCGAGGAACTGGAGGCGCTGTGCCAGCGGCTCAATCTGGACATCGTCTATGTGCTGAGCGAACCCCCCGCCGACTGGCAAGGGGAACGGGGCCTGTTGCGCGACGAGGTCTTTGCCCGCCACCTCCCCGATGACCGGGCCGTGCGGGAGTGTTTCATCTGCGGCCCGACGCCGATGATCGCCGTGGCGGAAACGGCCCTGGCCCGGCAGGGGATACCGCCCACCCACATCCATTCCGAAATCTTCGACCTGGTCTGA
- a CDS encoding pyruvate, water dikinase regulatory protein, translated as MSNPKIVFLLSDATGETAEKMVMAALLQFGDRDVRLRRISHVRSKNQVYEALDEILAAQGIVVYTIVNRELARLVHDECDSLGLPSIDLITPLLMKITEFFGLSPRETPGLLHGIDEDYFRRIEAVEFTVKHDDGQETAHLPKADIVLVGVSRSSKTPLSIYLAHAGWKVANVPLVKGIDPPKELFDVDPKRVVGLIIDPQRLVEMRVTRLKHLGMDSKAAYADFAEIEDELRHARAFFRRQPWVVIDVSGKAVEETANEVLVKLKLK; from the coding sequence ATGTCCAACCCGAAAATCGTGTTCCTGCTCTCGGACGCTACCGGCGAAACCGCCGAAAAGATGGTCATGGCGGCCCTTCTGCAATTCGGCGACCGGGATGTGCGGTTGCGCCGCATCAGCCATGTACGCAGCAAAAATCAGGTGTACGAAGCCCTGGACGAAATCCTCGCGGCCCAGGGTATCGTCGTGTATACCATTGTCAACCGCGAACTGGCACGCCTGGTGCATGACGAATGCGATTCCCTGGGGCTTCCCAGCATCGATCTGATCACCCCTCTGCTGATGAAAATCACCGAGTTTTTCGGCCTCTCCCCCCGGGAAACCCCGGGTCTGCTCCATGGCATCGACGAGGATTATTTTCGCCGCATCGAGGCCGTGGAGTTTACCGTCAAGCACGACGACGGCCAGGAAACCGCCCATCTGCCCAAGGCCGACATCGTCCTGGTGGGGGTTTCCCGCAGCAGCAAGACACCTCTCTCCATCTATCTCGCCCACGCCGGCTGGAAGGTCGCCAACGTGCCGCTGGTCAAGGGGATCGATCCCCCCAAGGAGCTGTTCGACGTTGATCCCAAGCGGGTGGTGGGGCTGATCATCGACCCCCAGCGCCTGGTGGAGATGCGGGTGACGCGTCTGAAACATCTGGGCATGGACTCCAAGGCCGCCTATGCCGACTTCGCCGAGATCGAAGATGAACTGCGCCACGCCCGGGCCTTTTTCCGCCGTCAGCCATGGGTGGTCATCGATGTTTCGGGCAAAGCGGTGGAAGAGACGGCCAACGAGGTTCTGGTCAAACTCAAGTTGAAATAA
- a CDS encoding response regulator yields MRILVVEDEKKVASFIKRGLEEEGFLVDVAYDGEEGRYMAETNPYDLILMDVMLPKKDGLTVVRELREKGMSAPVLCLTAKDTVDDIVSGLDSGSDDYLTKPFAFAELLARVRALLRRGGQDRGAEILFADLRLDPVAHKVWRSNKEIDLTAKEYALLEYFMRNPNQTLTRTMIAEHVWDYTFDSFTNIIDVYVNYLRKKVDKDFDKKLIHTVRGAGYVLKEE; encoded by the coding sequence ATGAGAATTCTGGTCGTCGAAGACGAGAAAAAAGTGGCCAGCTTCATCAAGCGCGGCCTCGAAGAGGAAGGTTTTCTGGTGGATGTCGCCTACGATGGCGAGGAAGGGCGCTACATGGCCGAAACCAACCCCTACGACCTGATCCTGATGGATGTCATGCTGCCGAAGAAGGATGGCCTGACCGTCGTCCGCGAACTGCGGGAGAAGGGGATGAGCGCGCCGGTGCTGTGCCTGACGGCAAAGGACACGGTCGACGATATCGTTTCCGGTCTCGACTCGGGGAGCGACGACTACCTGACCAAACCCTTTGCCTTCGCCGAGTTGCTGGCCCGGGTGCGGGCGCTGCTGCGCCGCGGGGGACAGGACCGGGGGGCGGAAATCCTCTTCGCCGACCTGCGCCTCGACCCGGTGGCTCACAAGGTCTGGCGCAGCAACAAGGAAATCGATCTCACCGCGAAGGAATACGCGCTGCTCGAATATTTCATGCGCAACCCCAACCAGACCCTGACCCGGACGATGATCGCCGAGCATGTCTGGGACTACACCTTCGATTCTTTTACCAACATCATCGACGTCTACGTCAACTACCTGCGCAAGAAGGTGGACAAGGACTTCGACAAGAAACTGATCCACACCGTCAGGGGCGCGGGCTACGTTCTCAAGGAGGAATAA
- a CDS encoding sensor histidine kinase, with the protein MAGFPCPGSVRFRLAFWYFVTLAVILTASGAYWYWTLSRNLLGHVDDKLLMVANDVISFHMVESQSNNQDDACQKLETFIREHNWSEFVQFVDEYGDIVCYTSNLLDARLPISADALRAARNQKPLFETVHFDPERPLRLLTFPLDVDGHHRDVVQVAEDLSPLFKSLRMHRWQLSIYSPLLLLVLSVGGWFVSGRALSPVRHITNAVQRIRAENLSERLPVNHCRDEISELQETFNSMLERLEEAFTKVRQFTADASHELRTPLAILRGETEVALRWAKNPEELRTTLESNLEEIDRMSRIIEDLLALAKSEAGEIPLALADVKLSDLLQDLYLQGKTLSEPKGIDFALHMEVNREIHLRGDQLQLHRMLLNLVSNAIKYTPDGGRVAIHLASDDRFARIRVVDTGFGIAAEHLPFLFDRFYRIDEARNRDIGGSGLGLSIVKWIVEAHGGRIEVTSEPNRGSTFAVSLPLDGPPPKEQELT; encoded by the coding sequence TTGGCCGGCTTCCCCTGTCCCGGCTCGGTCCGGTTCCGCCTGGCATTCTGGTATTTCGTCACCCTGGCCGTCATTTTGACGGCCAGCGGTGCGTACTGGTACTGGACCCTGTCGCGCAACCTGCTGGGACATGTGGACGACAAGCTGTTAATGGTCGCCAACGACGTGATCTCCTTTCACATGGTGGAATCTCAAAGCAACAATCAGGATGACGCCTGCCAAAAGCTCGAAACCTTTATCCGCGAACACAACTGGAGCGAATTCGTCCAATTTGTCGACGAATATGGCGACATCGTCTGCTACACCAGCAATCTGCTGGATGCCCGGCTGCCCATCAGCGCTGACGCCCTGCGGGCGGCACGCAATCAAAAACCCCTCTTTGAAACTGTCCATTTCGATCCCGAGAGGCCCTTGCGCCTACTGACTTTTCCCCTGGATGTCGACGGCCATCACCGGGACGTCGTCCAGGTCGCGGAAGACCTGAGCCCCCTGTTCAAAAGCCTGCGGATGCACCGCTGGCAACTCTCCATTTACAGCCCCCTGCTGTTGCTCGTCCTTTCCGTCGGAGGTTGGTTCGTCTCCGGTCGCGCCCTCTCCCCAGTGCGACACATCACCAACGCGGTACAGCGGATCAGGGCGGAAAACCTTTCCGAACGCCTGCCGGTAAATCACTGCCGTGATGAAATTTCCGAGCTGCAGGAAACCTTCAATTCCATGCTCGAACGGCTGGAGGAGGCCTTCACCAAGGTCCGTCAGTTCACCGCCGACGCCTCCCACGAGCTGCGCACCCCCCTGGCGATTTTGCGCGGCGAAACAGAAGTGGCCCTGCGCTGGGCGAAAAACCCCGAAGAACTGCGCACCACCCTCGAATCGAACCTGGAAGAAATCGACCGCATGAGCCGGATCATCGAGGATCTGCTGGCGCTGGCCAAGAGCGAAGCGGGGGAAATTCCCCTCGCCCTGGCCGATGTCAAGCTCAGCGATCTGCTGCAGGATCTTTATTTGCAAGGCAAGACCCTGAGCGAGCCCAAGGGGATCGATTTCGCCCTGCACATGGAGGTGAACCGGGAGATCCACCTGCGCGGCGACCAGTTGCAACTGCACCGGATGCTCCTCAATCTGGTCTCCAATGCCATCAAGTACACCCCCGACGGCGGCCGGGTCGCGATTCATCTCGCCAGCGACGACCGCTTTGCCCGCATCCGCGTGGTCGACACCGGCTTCGGCATCGCCGCCGAGCACCTGCCCTTCCTGTTCGATCGCTTCTATCGTATCGACGAAGCCCGCAACCGCGACATCGGCGGCAGCGGACTGGGTCTCTCCATCGTCAAATGGATCGTCGAAGCCCACGGCGGCCGGATTGAAGTCACCTCGGAACCGAACCGCGGCAGCACCTTCGCCGTTAGTCTCCCCCTCGACGGCCCTCCGCCGAAGGAACAGGAACTCACCTGA